The sequence below is a genomic window from Streptococcus oralis.
AAGGTTTCAGGGAATTTTTTTAAGTAAAATGCTCCCAAAATACCAAAAACGATGTGAGAAAAGGCGCGCAGAACGATAACCATAGGGTAGCCTGCCATCAGGAAGCCGAGACTGGAAGCGATGATCACAAAACCAGCCATCAAAGGTGATAGGAACATGGCGATAAAGATGGCGATATGGCTTCCTAAAGTGTAAGAAGCTGGTGGGATGACGATTTTAAAAGGCATAATGATTGGAATCAAAATCGCGATGGCTGTGAGTAGTGCAGTCATGGTCATAAACTGCGTTTTTTTCCGTATATCCATAAGAACCTCCATTTAACTGTATATACACAAGTATAGTACAATAAATAGATAGACATGTCAAGAATTTATTTTGATTTTATTGAAAATTTTCAAAAGTATAGGTGGTAGATTCAAAGGATTTTCATATATTTTCAAAATTTTGAACTAATGACTCCTTGGTAAATAACCATTTATGAATAGAAGATGATCCTTTACTGGTGAAAACTAAAACTCCACCTTCAGGACGAAAGTGGAGTTGTTTTTTATTTCTTCAAGGTTTCGAGACGTGGGACAATTGCTACAGTTAGGATGGCTGAGATAATCAATTCAGCGATTGAGTTTGTAGAGATGACAGTTGCTAGGAGTTTTTGGATATTGCCGTCGAAGACATTTCCAAAAAGGAAGAAGATTCCCCCAAGGACAAAGACGGTGTTGGTAAGGGAACCGAGAGCACCAGCTAGGATTAGCCCAGTTTTATTTTTCATCAGTTTATAAAACAAGTAAGGTGTCAGCCCAATCAAAACGCGAGGGACAATAGCGATAATCGCAGAATAGATGTTTCCGTTCGGTACGAATGGTGAGAAGAGGTAGCTGGTTGGAAGGATGGTAATCGTGTTTACCGTTAAGCTCAATAGCCCCATAAGAAAACCAAGTGTAACTCCAACTCGCGGACCATAGATGATACTAGCAATGATTACTGGAATATGAACGATAGTTGGTTTGATTGGAAATGGGAAAAGGTTAAATAGGAGAGAAGTTAAAAAGTGGATAACGAGCATAACTGCAAAAAAGATAGCAATTGGAGCAATATTAGAACGTTTTTTCATTGAGGGTTTCCTTTATTCTTTCTAAAATAGTATTCAGGTCAGCTAGGGCGCCTTTTCCGTAATCGCCACAGGCTAGTAGAGATTCCTTTGGAGAGATAATCTGATAACCATAGGTCTCTAATGTTTTTAGATTAGCCTGAGTTGCCGGATGGTCATACATTTTTGTGTTCATGGCTGGTGCGACTAACTTTTTGACGTGGTCTGGCAGGGCAAGAGCTGTACTCGTAACCATGTTATCCGCAAAACCATGCGCAAGTTTGGCAATGGTATTAGCAGTAGCTGGGGCTACAATAAAAAGGTCAGTCCTTTTGCCTCTTTCGATATGATTGACTTGATCAGGATAGGGTTCCTTCATGACATCAAGGTGAACTGGATTCTGTGAGAGTACCTGTAGTGTCAAAGGCTGGATAAACTCTCTCGCTGCCTCAGTCATTAGGATAGTGACATGATGGCCTTGTTTTTTTAAAGAACTGACGAGATCAGCTGATTTATAGGAGGCAATGGAACCTGTCACTGCGATCAGAATGTTTGCCATGGCTTTCCTTTCTAAGAATCGTATGCTTGAATTTTTTCAAGGAGGAGGCTTGCAATTTCCTCTTTGGTTTGAACAGTTTGAAGATGCTCTCTCTCAACAAAAATTGCTCGGTGCTGATTTGCTGAGATTTGAGTAAGGTCATTTGCTATGATCAAGTCAGCCTGATTCTTGACAAGACTCTGTCTAGCAATTTCTATGAGATAATCCTCAGAGACATCAACTAGCAGTTTGAAGCCAATCAGATGAATCGCAGGATTCCATTCTTTGACTAGAGAGATAATCTTGGGTGTCTTTTTAAGGAATAAAACCTGAACCTCATCAGTTGAAGAAATCTTAGTCTGATGATTCTGCTTGCTTAAAAATTCTTCTAAATTAGGGCTAGCCTGTACCTCCTTAAGCCCCGTCATATAAACAGGAGTGTAGTCAGACACAGCCATTGAGTGAATTAAGACCTGATAATCCTGAACACGTTCTTGCATCTCAACTAGAAGATCGTTGGTATTATTAATTTCTCGAATGCTTAGTTTGGGATGAGCTTCTGGCTTCACAGCTCGTTTTGTCGTTATCAAACAAACTTCGTGTCCCGCAGCAAGCAAGGTTTCTGTGATGATTTTCCCCAGGCGACCTGTGGAATGGTTCGTAATAGAGCGGACGCTATCAATAGTTTCACTCGTACCGCCCGACGTAACTAAAATTTTCATAGGACTATTGTACACAAAAATAAACGTTAAGTAAAATGAAAGCGATAAAATTTTGCTAAAACGCAGGAATACTATAGTCTAAAACTATAAAAGCATATAAAATTTTAAAAAGCGCTATTATAACCCCTGAAATATTGATATTTACGAACGTTTTGAGAGTTTAAGGGTGTTAAAAATCTTTTTTTGTGTTATAATGAATTATCACATTAGAGGTTAGAGGAGTTTGCTATGAAAACAGATATTGAAATCGCACAGAGCATTGAGTTAAAGCCAATCGTGGATGTTGTGGAGAAACTTGGGATTTCTTACGATGATTTGGAGTTGTACGGAAAATACAAGGCTAAGCTTAGTTTTGATAAAATTCGTGCGGTTGAGAACAATCCAGTTGGGAAATTGATCTTGGTTACTGCCATCAACCCAACACCAGCGGGTGAAGGGAAGTCAACCATTACCATTGGTCTTGCGGATGCCTTGAACAAGATTGGTAAGAAAACCATGATTGCCATCCGCGAACCATCTCTTGGTCCAGTCATGGGGATTAAGGGCGGTGCAGCCGGTGGTGGTTATGCCCAAGTGTTGCCAATGGAGGACATCAACCTTCACTTTACCGGGGATATGCATGCCATTACAACTGCTAACAACGCTCTTTCTGCCTTGATTGACAACCACTTACACCAAGGAAATGAGCTGGGAATCGACCAACGTCGTATTCTTTGGAAACGTGTTGTGGACTTGAATGACCGTGCCCTTCGTCATGTGACCGTTGGACTTGGTGGTCCTCTAAATGGTATTCCTCGTGAGGATGGTTTCGATATTACCGTTGCTTCCGAAATCATGGCCATTCTTTGCTTGGCGACTGATATTGAAGATTTGAAACGTCGTTTGGCTAATATTGTAATTGGTTATCGCTATGACCGTACGCCTGTTTCTGTAGGTGATTTACAAGTTGAAGGTGCTTTGGCTTTGATTTTGAAGGATGCTATTAAGCCGAACTTGGTTCAGACAATTTACGGTACACCCGCCTTTGTACACGGTGGTCCTTTTGCCAATATTGCTCATGGATGTAACTCTGTTTTGGCAACAAGTACAGCCCTTCGCTTGGCTGACTATACTGTTACTGAAGCTGGTTTTGGTGCAGACCTTGGTGCTGAGAAATTCCTTGATATCAAGACGCCAAACTTGCCAACATCTCCAGATGCAGTAGTTATTGTCGCAACACTACGTGCTCTCAAGATGAACGGTGGCGTCGCTAAAGATGCTTTGACAGAAGAAAACGTTGAAGCGGTTCGTGCAGGATTTGCCAACTTGAAACGTCACGTTGAAAATATCCGTAAGTTTGGTATTCCAGCAGTCGTAGCTATCAATGAATTTGTAACTGATACAGAAGCTGAAATCGTAGCTTTGAAGGAACTTTGTGCCTCAATCGATGTACCAGTTGAACTAGCAAGTGTCTGGGCTGATGGCGCAGAAGGAGGAGTAGCGCTTGCTGAGACGGTTGTTAAGACTATCTCTGAAAATCCAGCAAACTACACTCGTCTGTATGACAATGACCTTTCTGTACAAGAAAAGATTGAAAAGATTGTCACTGAAATCTATCGCGGTACAAAAGTGAACTTTGAAAAGAAAGCCCAAACGCAAATCGCCCAAATCGTTCAGAATGGTTGGGACAAATTGCCAATCTGTATGGCTAAAACTCAATATAGTTTCTCAGACAATCCAAATGCACTTGGAGCACCTGAAAACTTTGAAATTACCATTCGTGAATTGGTACCAAAATTAGGTGCAGGCTTCATCGTTGCCTTAACTGGTGATGTTATGACCATGCCAGGACTTCCAAAACGACCAGCGGCTCTCAATATGGATGTTGAAAGTGATGGAACTGTTCTAGGATTGTTCTAGTATATTGAAATTGACTTTAAATGAGTTTGGAAATGCTTTCCAAGCTCATTTTCTTATCTAGATATAAGGAGTTGTATTCAGCTGATGAGAGAGTTTTCTTCCACACGCAATCAGTCTAGGTAAAGATATTTTCCCCGATTTCTGATATAATAGAAACATTGACTTCAAGAGTAAGGAAGAGAAGATGAACGCATTATTGAATGGAATGAATGACCGTCAGGCTGAGGCGGTGCAAACGACAGAAGGCCCCTTGTTGATCATGGCGGGGGCTGGTTCTGGGAAGACTCGAGTTTTGACTCATCGTATCGCCTACTTGATTGATGAAAAAATGGTTAATCCTTGGAATATCTTGGCCATTACCTTTACCAATAAGGCGGCACGTGAGATGAAAGAGCGTGCTTATGGTCTCAATCCAGCCACTCAGGACTGTCTGATTGCGACTTTCCACTCCATGTGCGTTCGTATTTTGCGTCGCGATGCGGATCATATTGGCTACAATCGTAACTTCACTATAGTGGATCCAGGAGAGCAACGAACTCTCATGAAACGAATTCTAAAGCAGTTGAACTTGGATCCCAAAAAATGGAATGAACGAACCATTTTGGGGACTATTTCTAATGCTAAGAATGACTTGATTGATGATGTGGCTTATACTGCCCAAGCTGGCGATATGTACACGCAAATTGTGGCTCAGTGTTACACGGCTTACCAGAAAGAGCTTCGTCAGTCTGAGTCCGTTGACTTTGATGATTTGATTATGTTGACCCTGCGTCTTTTCGATCAAAATCCTGATGTTCTGACCTACTACCAGCAAAAGTTCCAATACATCCACGTTGATGAGTACCAAGATACCAACCATGCCCAGTACCAACTGGTCAAACTCTTAGCTTCCCGTTTTAAAAATATTTGTGTGGTTGGGGATGCGGACCAGTCTATCTACGGTTGGCGTGGTGCGGATATGCAGAATATCTTGGATTTTGAGAAAGACTATCCCCAAGCCAAGGTTGTTTTGTTGGAGGAAAATTACCGTTCAACTAAAACTATTCTGCAAGCCGCCAATGATGTTATTAAAAATAATAAAAACCGCCGTCCTAAGAATCTCTGGACCCAGAATGAAGATGGTCACGAAATTGTCTATTATCGTGCTAATGACGAACAAGATGAGGCTGTTTTTGTTGCCAAAACCATTGATGAACTCGGTCGCAGCCAAAACTTCCTTCACAAAGACTTTGCAGTTCTTTATCGAACCAATGCGCAATCACGTACTATTGAGGAGGCCCTCCTCAAGTCCAATATCCCTTATACTATGGTTGGTGGGACCAAGTTCTACAGCCGTAAGGAAATTCGCGATATTATTGCCTACCTTAATCTTATTGCTAATTTGAGTGACAATATCAGTTTTGAGCGCATTATCAACGAGCCAAAACGCGGAATCGGCCCAGGAACCGTTGAAAAAATCCGTGATTTTGCGAATATGCAAGATATGTCCATGCTAGATGCTTCAGCCAATATCATGTTATCTGGTATCAAAGGCAAGGCAGCCCAGTCTATCTGGGATTTTGCCAATATAATACTTGATTTACGCGAGCAACTGGACCAGTTAACCATTACAGAGTTAGTTGAGGCTGTTTTAGAAAAAACAGGTTATATCGATATTCTCAATGCCCAAGCGACCTTGGAAAGCAAGGCTCGGGTTGAAAATATCGAGGAATTCCTTTCTGTTACCAAGAACTTTGATGACAATCCTGATGGTCAAGAAGAAGAAACTGGTTTGGACAAACTCAGTCGTTTCTTGAATGACCTTGCCTTGATTGCGGACACTGACTCTGGCAGTCAGGAGACATCAGAAGTGACCTTAATGACCCTGCATGCTGCCAAAGGTCTCGAGTTCCCAGTTGTCTTTATCATTGGAATGGAGGAAAATGTCTTTCCACTTAGCCGAGCAGCTGAGGATCCGGATGAGCTGGAAGAAGAACGCCGTTTGGCCTATGTCGGTATCACACGTGCAGAAAAGATTCTCTATCTGACCAATGCCAACTCACGCTTGCTTTTTGGACGTACCAACTACAATCGTCCGACCCGTTTTATCAATGAAATTAGTTCGGACTTGCTTGAGTATCAAGGTTTGGCTCGTCCAGCTAATACCAGCTTCAAGGCATCTTATAGCAGTGGTGGGATTGCTTTCGGTCAAGGAATGAGTTTGGCTCAGGCTCTTCAAGAACGGAAACGCAATGCTGCACCAAGTTCTATCCAGTCAAGTGGTCTTCCATTTGGACAATTTGCAGCAGGAAATAAAAAAGATTCAAGCAATACAAACTGGTCTATTGGAGATATTGCCCTTCACAAGAAGTGGGGTGAGGGAACGGTCCTTGAAGTCTCAGGTAGTGGGGATACTCAGGAACTAAAAATCAATTTCCCAGAAGTAGGGCTGAAAAAACTCCTAGCCAGTGTAGCCCCAATTGAGAAAAAAATCTAATTTTCCATCCTTCTCACGAATAATAAAGTGAGGAGGATTTTTATGTATAGTATTTCATTCCAAGAAGATTCACTTTTACCGAGAGAAAGACTGGTTAAAGAAGGAGTAGAGGCTCTGAGCAATCAAGAGCTACTAGCTATTCTGCTCAGAACCGGAACGCGTCAGGCTAATGTTTTTGAAATCGCTCAGAAAGTCTTGAATAGCCTTAATAGTCTAACTGATCTAAAAAAAATGACCCTGCAGGAATTGCAGAGCCTTTCGGGTATTGGACGTATTAAAGCCATTGAATTACAAGCTGTGATTGAACTAGGGCATCGTATTCACAAACATGAAACACTTGAGATGGAAAGTATTCTCAGCAGTCAAAAGCTGGCCAAGAAAATGCAACATGAACTTGGCGATAAAAAACAAGAGCACCTAGTGGCGCTCTATCTCAATACTCAAAATCAAATCATTCATCAGCAGACCATCTTTATCGGATCTGCAACACGCAGTATTGCTGAACCACGGGAAATCCTTCACTATGCCATCAAGCATATGGCCACCTCTGTGATTCTCGTTCATAACCATCCATCAGGCGCTGTAGCACCCAGTCGAAATGATGACCATGTCACTAAGCTAGTCAAGGAAGCCTGTGAACTGATGGGGCTGGTGTTTCTGGATCATCTGATTGTCTCTCACTCTGATTACTTTAGTTACCGTGAAAAGACGGATTTGATTTAGAGTTCGTTAACAACATAGTCAAATAGCGTTTTATCTTTGGGACGATTTTCAAAGAGAAATTCAGGATGCCATTGAACACCAAGATAAGGAAAGCCGTCCGTAGTTATTACAGCCTCAATGATTCCATCTTTAGGATCATGTGCTACAACCTTAAGATTTGAAGCTAGATCTTTTATGCTCTGGTGGTGGAAGGAGTTGATATGAGAGATTTCTCCATAGATTTCTCGGAGAATTGTATCAGGCTCCGTTACGAGGCGTTGGGTCGTGTATTCGGCTGAACAGTCCTGCCAATGATCCTCGATATCTTGGTGAAGCGTACCTCCCATAGCGACATTGAAAAGCTGGGTACCCCGACAAACAGAGAAAATTGGTTTCTTCTGCTTGATGGCTTCTCTGATAAGGGCTAATTCAAACTGGTCTCTTTGAAGAT
It includes:
- a CDS encoding gamma-glutamyl-gamma-aminobutyrate hydrolase family protein; this encodes MKKPVIGITGNEKAHPDDDVMMSYAAKGFVEGVKDAGGIPIILPIGDQEMASHYVAMIDKLILTGGQNVDPKFYGEPKTIDSDDYHLQRDQFELALIREAIKQKKPIFSVCRGTQLFNVAMGGTLHQDIEDHWQDCSAEYTTQRLVTEPDTILREIYGEISHINSFHHQSIKDLASNLKVVAHDPKDGIIEAVITTDGFPYLGVQWHPEFLFENRPKDKTLFDYVVNEL
- the pcrA gene encoding DNA helicase PcrA gives rise to the protein MNALLNGMNDRQAEAVQTTEGPLLIMAGAGSGKTRVLTHRIAYLIDEKMVNPWNILAITFTNKAAREMKERAYGLNPATQDCLIATFHSMCVRILRRDADHIGYNRNFTIVDPGEQRTLMKRILKQLNLDPKKWNERTILGTISNAKNDLIDDVAYTAQAGDMYTQIVAQCYTAYQKELRQSESVDFDDLIMLTLRLFDQNPDVLTYYQQKFQYIHVDEYQDTNHAQYQLVKLLASRFKNICVVGDADQSIYGWRGADMQNILDFEKDYPQAKVVLLEENYRSTKTILQAANDVIKNNKNRRPKNLWTQNEDGHEIVYYRANDEQDEAVFVAKTIDELGRSQNFLHKDFAVLYRTNAQSRTIEEALLKSNIPYTMVGGTKFYSRKEIRDIIAYLNLIANLSDNISFERIINEPKRGIGPGTVEKIRDFANMQDMSMLDASANIMLSGIKGKAAQSIWDFANIILDLREQLDQLTITELVEAVLEKTGYIDILNAQATLESKARVENIEEFLSVTKNFDDNPDGQEEETGLDKLSRFLNDLALIADTDSGSQETSEVTLMTLHAAKGLEFPVVFIIGMEENVFPLSRAAEDPDELEEERRLAYVGITRAEKILYLTNANSRLLFGRTNYNRPTRFINEISSDLLEYQGLARPANTSFKASYSSGGIAFGQGMSLAQALQERKRNAAPSSIQSSGLPFGQFAAGNKKDSSNTNWSIGDIALHKKWGEGTVLEVSGSGDTQELKINFPEVGLKKLLASVAPIEKKI
- a CDS encoding ECF transporter S component is translated as MDIRKKTQFMTMTALLTAIAILIPIIMPFKIVIPPASYTLGSHIAIFIAMFLSPLMAGFVIIASSLGFLMAGYPMVIVLRAFSHIVFGILGAFYLKKFPETLDKPKASWIFNFVLGVVHAIAEVLACIIFYATSGTNVENMFYVLFVLVGFGTIIHSMVDYTLALAVFKVLRKRR
- the radC gene encoding RadC family protein, whose translation is MYSISFQEDSLLPRERLVKEGVEALSNQELLAILLRTGTRQANVFEIAQKVLNSLNSLTDLKKMTLQELQSLSGIGRIKAIELQAVIELGHRIHKHETLEMESILSSQKLAKKMQHELGDKKQEHLVALYLNTQNQIIHQQTIFIGSATRSIAEPREILHYAIKHMATSVILVHNHPSGAVAPSRNDDHVTKLVKEACELMGLVFLDHLIVSHSDYFSYREKTDLI
- a CDS encoding ECF transporter S component, producing MKKRSNIAPIAIFFAVMLVIHFLTSLLFNLFPFPIKPTIVHIPVIIASIIYGPRVGVTLGFLMGLLSLTVNTITILPTSYLFSPFVPNGNIYSAIIAIVPRVLIGLTPYLFYKLMKNKTGLILAGALGSLTNTVFVLGGIFFLFGNVFDGNIQKLLATVISTNSIAELIISAILTVAIVPRLETLKK
- the coaB gene encoding phosphopantothenate--cysteine ligase, with protein sequence MKILVTSGGTSETIDSVRSITNHSTGRLGKIITETLLAAGHEVCLITTKRAVKPEAHPKLSIREINNTNDLLVEMQERVQDYQVLIHSMAVSDYTPVYMTGLKEVQASPNLEEFLSKQNHQTKISSTDEVQVLFLKKTPKIISLVKEWNPAIHLIGFKLLVDVSEDYLIEIARQSLVKNQADLIIANDLTQISANQHRAIFVEREHLQTVQTKEEIASLLLEKIQAYDS
- a CDS encoding formate--tetrahydrofolate ligase; translation: MKTDIEIAQSIELKPIVDVVEKLGISYDDLELYGKYKAKLSFDKIRAVENNPVGKLILVTAINPTPAGEGKSTITIGLADALNKIGKKTMIAIREPSLGPVMGIKGGAAGGGYAQVLPMEDINLHFTGDMHAITTANNALSALIDNHLHQGNELGIDQRRILWKRVVDLNDRALRHVTVGLGGPLNGIPREDGFDITVASEIMAILCLATDIEDLKRRLANIVIGYRYDRTPVSVGDLQVEGALALILKDAIKPNLVQTIYGTPAFVHGGPFANIAHGCNSVLATSTALRLADYTVTEAGFGADLGAEKFLDIKTPNLPTSPDAVVIVATLRALKMNGGVAKDALTEENVEAVRAGFANLKRHVENIRKFGIPAVVAINEFVTDTEAEIVALKELCASIDVPVELASVWADGAEGGVALAETVVKTISENPANYTRLYDNDLSVQEKIEKIVTEIYRGTKVNFEKKAQTQIAQIVQNGWDKLPICMAKTQYSFSDNPNALGAPENFEITIRELVPKLGAGFIVALTGDVMTMPGLPKRPAALNMDVESDGTVLGLF
- the coaC gene encoding phosphopantothenoylcysteine decarboxylase, producing the protein MANILIAVTGSIASYKSADLVSSLKKQGHHVTILMTEAAREFIQPLTLQVLSQNPVHLDVMKEPYPDQVNHIERGKRTDLFIVAPATANTIAKLAHGFADNMVTSTALALPDHVKKLVAPAMNTKMYDHPATQANLKTLETYGYQIISPKESLLACGDYGKGALADLNTILERIKETLNEKTF